The segment CGACACCGCATCCGCCGTGCGGGTCCGGGTGACGATGATTTCCGGCAGTATTCGATCGACATACAGCACGGCGTCCACGACGATGGTTTCGCGCTCGTCCGGACCGAATAGCGTCGCCGGATCCCGCTCCCCCGAACAACCCGGATGGGCGGCGAGACCAACGAGCAGGGCGACCGTCAGGACGGGCGTAATGCAGCGAGGCAGCCTGGTCGTTTTCGTCATGGTCAGAAGTTGTAGTTCAGCCCGATGGTGGGCACGATGGGCAGCATCTTCACGACTTCCGCGGTAGTAACTTCTTCGTCTTCCGTATCATACTGGACAAACCACTCGTTGCGATGGTTGTACGCGTTGAACACCTGCAGATACCATTGAAAGTTCCGGTCGAACATGCGGAAGTCCTGCTTGACGCTCAGGTCCATTCTGTGGTATGGCAGCAGCCGCGAGGTGTTTCGGTCCGCGGGCAGGAAGTAGTCCTCCCGTATGCCGGTCCGCGCCGTTTCCCGCAATTCGTACCGGGCGGAGGCGGGCGTGAAAGCCTGTCCGGTCGCGAAGATCACGTTGCCGCCGAAGGTCCAGCGGCCGGCCCGGTAGTTGGCCGAAACCACGAGGTCGTGCCGACGATCGTATTTCGGAGGATACCACTTCCCCTGGTTCACTTCCGGGAACTGCCTTCGCGTCCACCCGAGGGTGTAGCCGATCCATCCGGTCAACCTGCCCGACATGCGCTCCACGAACGCCTCCACGCCCGTGGCATAGCCTTTCCCACCGGTGATGAAAACGTCCTCCGACCGGGTTTCGTCGCCGCCCACCGCCCGCGTGTTGTCCACGACCACCAGGTTGCGCAGCCGCTGATAATAGGACTCGAGCGAGAGACGGTAGCTCGGCGCCGGGTCCCAACTCGCGCCGACAACGAAGTGCCACGCCTGTCCGGGGGACACGCTTCCGTCGAGCGGTACCCAGAAATCACCGCCGCTGAAGCCTTCCGTCGTGATCAGTTGCAGATACTGGTGGTACCGCCCGCCGCCGGCTTTCAGGCGCAATCCTTCGGCCAGCCGGTGACTGATGGACAGGCGAGGCTCCAGGTCGAGCGTTTCGCGTTCGCTGTAAAAGTTCGCGCGCAGCCCGAGGCGTACCGAGGTGGAAGCTCTCGCCTGCCACTGATCCTGGGCATATGCCGAGATCACATAGGGCTTCAGCCTGAGATCGAGCTGGTCATCCTGGTTGAAGCTTCTGATGAAACTGAACCGGTATGCCGTAGCGCGGAAACCTCCCTTCAGCGCGTGTGCTCCATCGGCTACATAGTCCAGGTCGCCCTTGACGCTGATGTCTCGAATGCTGTTCCTGAACAGAATCTCCGTGCCGTCGAAATTCGCCGAAAGCCGGCTCGTGTAGTCACTGCCCGATACCATGAAATTGCCGAAAATCGTCGGCGAGAACAGGTGCGTCCATTTGCCCGTGACCGCCGAGTTGCCCCAGCGAACGTTGAAAAGATCGTTCTCGCTGGTTTCGAGATTGAGATCGTCCCGGCCGAAGTAACCGCTCAGGACCAGATTGTCGGTGTAGGACAGATTCTGGTTGATTTTTGCGTTTACATCATAGAAATAGTATCCCGGGATATCCTCCACGCGCGACCGGATATAGGCCAGGACCGGTTCCAGGTACGTACGCCGTCCCGAGACCATGAACGAGCCGCTCGCCAGCGGACCTTCGATCATGGTGCGCATGGAGATGAGGCTGATCCCGCCCGATCCGCCGAGTTTGTTGCGATTTCCGTCGCGGTTGGTCACGTCGAGGACCGCGCCGAGGTTGCCACCGTAACTGGCGGGATAAGCGCTCTTGTGCAGGCGCATGTCCTTGATGGCTTCCGGGTTGAAGATGGAAAAGAATCCGAAGGCGTGCGAGGGATTGTAAAGGGGGATCTGGTCAAGCAGGATCTGGGTCTGGTCGGGGCCGCCTCCCCGGATATACAGGCCGCTGCTGATGTCCGAGGAGGCCTGGATGCCCGGGAGGAGCTGAAGGCTGCGCAACAGATCGGTTTCCCCGATGGCGGGCAACTCTTTCAATACCGCGGCCTGGAGGGCGACGAACCCGGGTTGCGCCAGCCGCTCGTCCCGGTATCTTTCAGCCTCTACAACGGCTTCGTCGCCGATCAGAACGGTCGGTACGAGTTCCACGTCCCGCTGGAGATAGTCTTCGGTACCGATACTCAGTGTGTCCCGATACGTCTCGTATCCGATGTAGGACACGACAAGTTCGTAGGAACCCTCGGGAATCCCGGTAATCGCGTAGAATCCGTTGTCGTTGCTCAGGGCGCCGAGGGACGTGCCGCTCAGGAACACGTTGGCGGCAAGCAGGTACTCTCCGCTGCTGCGGTCCGTTACGAATCCGCTTATCGTGGCGGCTTGCGCCGAGGCGGGGATCAACAGCAGGGAAAACAGTACCGCGCAGAGCTTCATAGTTGCCGATCGGACCTGCACCAGGTTCGTCGATTCGAATATACCACGAAACCGGACCATCCATGCCCCGGGAAGCATTCAAAAGAAACCTAAGCCATATTCGCCTCGAAGTCAACGAATGGAAGGGCTTCGAAGTCTACGCGGGCCGGACTGGCCAGGCGGACCGCCAGTTACTCGCCCGGTACAATGCCGAGACCGACCCGTTGCCGAAGGACGAATCGCCCAAACCCTGTTTTCATCCGATTTACACCCCTTCCGGCAGTCTGATCAGTGAGTACCGCCCCGAAGACCACACCTGGCACACGGGGTTGTACTTCGGCTGGGTACACGTAAACGACACGAATTTCTGGGGTGGGTCCTGGTACCTGCCGGAGCAGGACAAGTACGTTCCCGTTCCCGGCAGCCACGGCGTACAACGCCACGATGGATTCACGGAGGTATCCGACCCCGGGTCCGGATCCGACCCCGGGACCGTCGGCGTCGCCATTGGCGAGCATCTCACCTGGCTGGACCGCTACGGCCGCCCGGTAATCCGGGAGGTGCGCCGGTTCGATTTCCTGGAGATCACCGCGGGCAGTGAGCCTGGCCAGCCTGGCCAGCCTGGCCAGCCTGGCGGCTGCCTCTGGCTCATCGACTCGGTGATCACTCCCGTCGAGGGAGATGTCACCTTGGGCGCGTCGCGCGCCGCCCGATACAGCGGATTGATCCTTCGAATGGGAGCGCCCTTCGCCGATGCGCATCATACCAGCGGCAGCGGCCTCATCGGCCACGAATCCATCATGAGAACGCGGGACCGATGGGTCGCCGCCGCGGGCGCCCAGGGCGGTATGGTGGTCATGATGGACCATCCGCGGAACCTTCGCCATCCGGTGCAGTGGTTTACCCGCCGCAATCTCCTGGGCACCGGGCCGCTCATGGAAGAAGACCTTACGATCCCCGCATCGGACCGCCTTCACCTCCGTTACGGATTCCTGGTGCTCGACGAAGTGGCCAGCGCTGGTGAAATCGAAGACCTGTACCGGTCCTACGTGTCCGCATCCGACGAGCATACCCCTTCGTAACGCCCGTGCGTGCTTGGCGTGCGTGCCTGGCGTCTGTGCGCGTCCTGGCGTCCGACCGGTGGCCAAATGTGCGCGTGCCGTTCATTCTTGCTTGACATGCGGCCGGTAACGGACGATTTTCGAAGTCACGACAGATTCACTTCACAGCCAACCGATTCAGGCAAGCGCTCGCGTACCCGGCCACCGGGTAATTCACCGGTAAGTGCCGTGTGACCACACCGGTAATTGCCGCCGTTCGGCGGTCGACGATCCGCGTGAACGCGCACTTCAAAAGCGGGCACTTCGGAAGCGTTCGCGGCTTTTCCCGGCGCAATCGGAGCATCATGAACAGAGAATCGCTTGTAAAAGAAGTGGCATCCAGTCTGCAGGTATCCAGGCACAAGGTAAGAGTGGTGCTGAACGGGTTGCTGTCGGAGGTTACCGAGGCGATGCACCGGGACGAGAAGGTGAATCTGCACCGTTTCGGCGCTTTCAACGTGAAGGTCAGGAAAGCTCGTACGGCCCGGGACCTGAATACCAACGTGGAATTGCGTCTGAACGACCGCAACATCCCCCACTTCCTGCCCTTCGATACGTTAAAGGACATCGTCGCGCAACAGTCTCCCGTTTCCGAGGAGCAGGCCGGACCAGTGGCCGTCGACCCGGTGCAACAAGTCGACGAGACGCCCAGAGAGCGGTCCGACGATATCTCGGCCATGATGACCCGGGCCGAAGTCCTCGCGAACAAGGGCAAAATCGAACAGGCGATCCAGCAGTACATGCGTATACTCGAACGGCAACCGAGACACGCCAGCGCGACGGGCAGCCTGGGCAGGATGTTCTATCGCCTCGGCGCCCAGGAAACCGCTCTCGAGCACTACAACCGCGCGCTGGGAAACGATCCCGGCCACCTGGACACGCTGGTCGACCGGGCGGAGTTGTTCGTGGAGATGGGACAGTACGAGGATGCCAGGACCGACCTGCTTCGCGTCCTGGAATACGACCCCTA is part of the Gemmatimonadota bacterium genome and harbors:
- a CDS encoding TonB-dependent receptor, producing MKLCAVLFSLLLIPASAQAATISGFVTDRSSGEYLLAANVFLSGTSLGALSNDNGFYAITGIPEGSYELVVSYIGYETYRDTLSIGTEDYLQRDVELVPTVLIGDEAVVEAERYRDERLAQPGFVALQAAVLKELPAIGETDLLRSLQLLPGIQASSDISSGLYIRGGGPDQTQILLDQIPLYNPSHAFGFFSIFNPEAIKDMRLHKSAYPASYGGNLGAVLDVTNRDGNRNKLGGSGGISLISMRTMIEGPLASGSFMVSGRRTYLEPVLAYIRSRVEDIPGYYFYDVNAKINQNLSYTDNLVLSGYFGRDDLNLETSENDLFNVRWGNSAVTGKWTHLFSPTIFGNFMVSGSDYTSRLSANFDGTEILFRNSIRDISVKGDLDYVADGAHALKGGFRATAYRFSFIRSFNQDDQLDLRLKPYVISAYAQDQWQARASTSVRLGLRANFYSERETLDLEPRLSISHRLAEGLRLKAGGGRYHQYLQLITTEGFSGGDFWVPLDGSVSPGQAWHFVVGASWDPAPSYRLSLESYYQRLRNLVVVDNTRAVGGDETRSEDVFITGGKGYATGVEAFVERMSGRLTGWIGYTLGWTRRQFPEVNQGKWYPPKYDRRHDLVVSANYRAGRWTFGGNVIFATGQAFTPASARYELRETARTGIREDYFLPADRNTSRLLPYHRMDLSVKQDFRMFDRNFQWYLQVFNAYNHRNEWFVQYDTEDEEVTTAEVVKMLPIVPTIGLNYNF
- a CDS encoding PmoA family protein, producing the protein MPREAFKRNLSHIRLEVNEWKGFEVYAGRTGQADRQLLARYNAETDPLPKDESPKPCFHPIYTPSGSLISEYRPEDHTWHTGLYFGWVHVNDTNFWGGSWYLPEQDKYVPVPGSHGVQRHDGFTEVSDPGSGSDPGTVGVAIGEHLTWLDRYGRPVIREVRRFDFLEITAGSEPGQPGQPGQPGGCLWLIDSVITPVEGDVTLGASRAARYSGLILRMGAPFADAHHTSGSGLIGHESIMRTRDRWVAAAGAQGGMVVMMDHPRNLRHPVQWFTRRNLLGTGPLMEEDLTIPASDRLHLRYGFLVLDEVASAGEIEDLYRSYVSASDEHTPS
- a CDS encoding tetratricopeptide repeat protein, with protein sequence MNRESLVKEVASSLQVSRHKVRVVLNGLLSEVTEAMHRDEKVNLHRFGAFNVKVRKARTARDLNTNVELRLNDRNIPHFLPFDTLKDIVAQQSPVSEEQAGPVAVDPVQQVDETPRERSDDISAMMTRAEVLANKGKIEQAIQQYMRILERQPRHASATGSLGRMFYRLGAQETALEHYNRALGNDPGHLDTLVDRAELFVEMGQYEDARTDLLRVLEYDPYSYRACYLLGVLYITIGTYDDAIRVLSRALDVDRTKPEVHLQLGKAYCHVEKHTEAIEHFEAVLRHDPLNEHAYRYLGTIYDKNKQADKALEMYRKSNEIGLA